The Girardinichthys multiradiatus isolate DD_20200921_A chromosome Y, DD_fGirMul_XY1, whole genome shotgun sequence genome has a window encoding:
- the LOC124863740 gene encoding epidermal growth factor receptor kinase substrate 8-like protein 1 isoform X3, which produces MSTSPPQVIPRKPSGIKVLTPLQEQYRPGVLPIITDAGKDNLLTKKAIPPSELEFVDIFQKMKYSFCLLDRLKSSISQPDAPDLLHYIFVPLRLMVKTTGGPTLGASVESPAMTRGAVSLLQAHLTEEEKELWRSLGPNWTSHSLERTVSAPPYSPVFLDGWQPQAYDSASQLIEDPIQLQHKEDDFNESRQKQSQQEHAHPAAKNHGEGTENVNENRLPPNGERMYYCSYDFVARNSHELSVLHGETLEVLDASKQWWKCQNTYHEIGFVPSTILEPLSAVNNTERDHPALRTESKKVALIPQTKSFSYAASRTDGFSRTATSPADRAKSMMLPSNIMSRENDRVLVMNDELLQRLAKKRNLIDQMEVPSTAGNSVPLNYHSPSAEVKAWLIAKGFSQRTVQSLGVLNGAQLFSLKNEELCRVCPLEGESVYMQILGQKSLLEDVRKVSELETVREK; this is translated from the exons ATGTCGACATCACCTCCTCAAGTGATTCCAAGAAAGCCCTCAGGTATCAAAGTGCTGACTCCACTTCAAGAGCAGTATCGTCCAGGTGTGCTGCCCatcatcacagatgctggcaaAG ACAACCTGTTGACCAAAAAAGCAATCCCTCCATCAGAGCTGGAATTTGTGGACATCTTTCAGAAAATGAAGTACTCCTTCTGTTTACTG GATCGCCTGAAGTCATCTATCTCGCAGCCAGATGCACCAGATCTGCTCCACTACATCTTTGTGCCTCTTAGATTA ATGGTGAAAACAACTGGAGGGCCAACATTAGGTGCATCTGTGGAGAGTCCAGCTATGACCAGAGGTGCTGTTTCTCTGCTCCAAGCGCACCTGACTGAAGAGGAAAAggagctgtggagatcactaGGACCCAACTGGACCTCTCACAG TTTGGAGCGGACTGTTTCTGCTCCTCCATATTCACCTGTCTTCCTGGATGGGTGGCAGCCACAGGCTTATGACTCAGCCTCCCAGCTAATAGAAGATCCCATCCAGTTACAGCACAAAGAGGATGATTTCAATGAAAGCAGACAAAAGCAAAGTCAACAGGAACATGCTCATCCTGCAGCCAAGAACCACGGAGAAGGGACAGAAAATGT AAATGAAAATAGGCTTCCACCAAACGGCGAGAGAATGTATTACTGTAGTTATGACTTTGTGGCCAGAAACAGCCATGAACTCTCTGTGCTGCATGGAGAAACACTTGAG GTCCTTGACGCATCAAAGCAATGGTGGAAGTGTCAGAATACATATCACGAAATAGGATTTGTTCCCTCTACCATTCTGGAGCCTCTGTCCGCTGTGAATAACACAGAGAGAGACCATCCAGCGCTTCGAACAGAGTCAAAG AAGGTTGCTCTCATCCCCCAGACAAAGAGTTTCTCCTATGCCGCGTCGAGGACAGATGGGTTTAGCAGGACTGCTACCAGCCCAGCAGATCGAGCTaagagcatgatgctaccatctAACATTATGTCAAGAGAAAATGACCGAG TCCTGGTTATGAACGATGAGCTTCTGCAGCGGCTGGCTAAAAAAAGGAACTTGATTGATCAGATGGAGGTTCCCTCCACAGCTGGCAACTCGGTCCCCCTGAACTACCACTCCCCAAGTGCTGAGGTGAAGGCCTGGCTCATTGCGAAGGGCTTCAGTCAGAG GACAGTCCAGAGCCTGGGAGTTTTGAATGGAGCGCAGCTGTTCTCCCTTAAAAATGAGGAGCTCTGCCGTGTGTGCCCCTTAGAAGGAGAAAGTGTTTACATGCAGATCCTGGGACAGAAGTCCCTTCTCGAG GATGTGCGCAAAGTTTCTGAACTCGAGACGGTGAGGGAGAAGTGA
- the LOC124863740 gene encoding epidermal growth factor receptor kinase substrate 8-like protein 1 isoform X1, with protein sequence MSTSPPQVIPRKPSGIKVLTPLQEQYRPGVLPIITDAGKENGISGKTRHILLMTADREVEIMNHCFDDMERFMTRLQQTAEAQSILNQRTKKSGKKSNKNEKGDNLLTKKAIPPSELEFVDIFQKMKYSFCLLDRLKSSISQPDAPDLLHYIFVPLRLMVKTTGGPTLGASVESPAMTRGAVSLLQAHLTEEEKELWRSLGPNWTSHSLERTVSAPPYSPVFLDGWQPQAYDSASQLIEDPIQLQHKEDDFNESRQKQSQQEHAHPAAKNHGEGTENVNENRLPPNGERMYYCSYDFVARNSHELSVLHGETLEVLDASKQWWKCQNTYHEIGFVPSTILEPLSAVNNTERDHPALRTESKKVALIPQTKSFSYAASRTDGFSRTATSPADRAKSMMLPSNIMSRENDRVLVMNDELLQRLAKKRNLIDQMEVPSTAGNSVPLNYHSPSAEVKAWLIAKGFSQRTVQSLGVLNGAQLFSLKNEELCRVCPLEGESVYMQILGQKSLLEDVRKVSELETVREK encoded by the exons ATGTCGACATCACCTCCTCAAGTGATTCCAAGAAAGCCCTCAGGTATCAAAGTGCTGACTCCACTTCAAGAGCAGTATCGTCCAGGTGTGCTGCCCatcatcacagatgctggcaaAG AGAATGGTATCAGTGGGAAGACACGCCACATACTGCTGATGACTGCAGACAGAGAAGTT GAAATCATGAATCACTGCTTTGACGATATGGAGAGATTCATGACTCGCTTGCAGCAGACAGCAGAAGCCCAAAGCATTCTTAACCAAAGGACCaaaaagagtggcaaaaaaagcaacaaaaatgagAAGGGAG ACAACCTGTTGACCAAAAAAGCAATCCCTCCATCAGAGCTGGAATTTGTGGACATCTTTCAGAAAATGAAGTACTCCTTCTGTTTACTG GATCGCCTGAAGTCATCTATCTCGCAGCCAGATGCACCAGATCTGCTCCACTACATCTTTGTGCCTCTTAGATTA ATGGTGAAAACAACTGGAGGGCCAACATTAGGTGCATCTGTGGAGAGTCCAGCTATGACCAGAGGTGCTGTTTCTCTGCTCCAAGCGCACCTGACTGAAGAGGAAAAggagctgtggagatcactaGGACCCAACTGGACCTCTCACAG TTTGGAGCGGACTGTTTCTGCTCCTCCATATTCACCTGTCTTCCTGGATGGGTGGCAGCCACAGGCTTATGACTCAGCCTCCCAGCTAATAGAAGATCCCATCCAGTTACAGCACAAAGAGGATGATTTCAATGAAAGCAGACAAAAGCAAAGTCAACAGGAACATGCTCATCCTGCAGCCAAGAACCACGGAGAAGGGACAGAAAATGT AAATGAAAATAGGCTTCCACCAAACGGCGAGAGAATGTATTACTGTAGTTATGACTTTGTGGCCAGAAACAGCCATGAACTCTCTGTGCTGCATGGAGAAACACTTGAG GTCCTTGACGCATCAAAGCAATGGTGGAAGTGTCAGAATACATATCACGAAATAGGATTTGTTCCCTCTACCATTCTGGAGCCTCTGTCCGCTGTGAATAACACAGAGAGAGACCATCCAGCGCTTCGAACAGAGTCAAAG AAGGTTGCTCTCATCCCCCAGACAAAGAGTTTCTCCTATGCCGCGTCGAGGACAGATGGGTTTAGCAGGACTGCTACCAGCCCAGCAGATCGAGCTaagagcatgatgctaccatctAACATTATGTCAAGAGAAAATGACCGAG TCCTGGTTATGAACGATGAGCTTCTGCAGCGGCTGGCTAAAAAAAGGAACTTGATTGATCAGATGGAGGTTCCCTCCACAGCTGGCAACTCGGTCCCCCTGAACTACCACTCCCCAAGTGCTGAGGTGAAGGCCTGGCTCATTGCGAAGGGCTTCAGTCAGAG GACAGTCCAGAGCCTGGGAGTTTTGAATGGAGCGCAGCTGTTCTCCCTTAAAAATGAGGAGCTCTGCCGTGTGTGCCCCTTAGAAGGAGAAAGTGTTTACATGCAGATCCTGGGACAGAAGTCCCTTCTCGAG GATGTGCGCAAAGTTTCTGAACTCGAGACGGTGAGGGAGAAGTGA
- the LOC124863740 gene encoding epidermal growth factor receptor kinase substrate 8-like protein 1 isoform X2, with protein MSTSPPQVIPRKPSGIKVLTPLQEQYRPGVLPIITDAGKENGISGKTRHILLMTADREVEIMNHCFDDMERFMTRLQQTAEAQSILNQRTKKSGKKSNKNEKGDNLLTKKAIPPSELEFVDIFQKMKYSFCLLDRLKSSISQPDAPDLLHYIFVPLRLMVKTTGGPTLGASVESPAMTRGAVSLLQAHLTEEEKELWRSLGPNWTSHSLERTVSAPPYSPVFLDGWQPQAYDSASQLIEDPIQLQHKEDDFNESRQKQSQQEHAHPAAKNHGEGTENVNENRLPPNGERMYYCSYDFVARNSHELSVLHGETLEVLDASKQWWKCQNTYHEIGFVPSTILEPLSAVNNTERDHPALRTESKTKSFSYAASRTDGFSRTATSPADRAKSMMLPSNIMSRENDRVLVMNDELLQRLAKKRNLIDQMEVPSTAGNSVPLNYHSPSAEVKAWLIAKGFSQRTVQSLGVLNGAQLFSLKNEELCRVCPLEGESVYMQILGQKSLLEDVRKVSELETVREK; from the exons ATGTCGACATCACCTCCTCAAGTGATTCCAAGAAAGCCCTCAGGTATCAAAGTGCTGACTCCACTTCAAGAGCAGTATCGTCCAGGTGTGCTGCCCatcatcacagatgctggcaaAG AGAATGGTATCAGTGGGAAGACACGCCACATACTGCTGATGACTGCAGACAGAGAAGTT GAAATCATGAATCACTGCTTTGACGATATGGAGAGATTCATGACTCGCTTGCAGCAGACAGCAGAAGCCCAAAGCATTCTTAACCAAAGGACCaaaaagagtggcaaaaaaagcaacaaaaatgagAAGGGAG ACAACCTGTTGACCAAAAAAGCAATCCCTCCATCAGAGCTGGAATTTGTGGACATCTTTCAGAAAATGAAGTACTCCTTCTGTTTACTG GATCGCCTGAAGTCATCTATCTCGCAGCCAGATGCACCAGATCTGCTCCACTACATCTTTGTGCCTCTTAGATTA ATGGTGAAAACAACTGGAGGGCCAACATTAGGTGCATCTGTGGAGAGTCCAGCTATGACCAGAGGTGCTGTTTCTCTGCTCCAAGCGCACCTGACTGAAGAGGAAAAggagctgtggagatcactaGGACCCAACTGGACCTCTCACAG TTTGGAGCGGACTGTTTCTGCTCCTCCATATTCACCTGTCTTCCTGGATGGGTGGCAGCCACAGGCTTATGACTCAGCCTCCCAGCTAATAGAAGATCCCATCCAGTTACAGCACAAAGAGGATGATTTCAATGAAAGCAGACAAAAGCAAAGTCAACAGGAACATGCTCATCCTGCAGCCAAGAACCACGGAGAAGGGACAGAAAATGT AAATGAAAATAGGCTTCCACCAAACGGCGAGAGAATGTATTACTGTAGTTATGACTTTGTGGCCAGAAACAGCCATGAACTCTCTGTGCTGCATGGAGAAACACTTGAG GTCCTTGACGCATCAAAGCAATGGTGGAAGTGTCAGAATACATATCACGAAATAGGATTTGTTCCCTCTACCATTCTGGAGCCTCTGTCCGCTGTGAATAACACAGAGAGAGACCATCCAGCGCTTCGAACAGAGTCAAAG ACAAAGAGTTTCTCCTATGCCGCGTCGAGGACAGATGGGTTTAGCAGGACTGCTACCAGCCCAGCAGATCGAGCTaagagcatgatgctaccatctAACATTATGTCAAGAGAAAATGACCGAG TCCTGGTTATGAACGATGAGCTTCTGCAGCGGCTGGCTAAAAAAAGGAACTTGATTGATCAGATGGAGGTTCCCTCCACAGCTGGCAACTCGGTCCCCCTGAACTACCACTCCCCAAGTGCTGAGGTGAAGGCCTGGCTCATTGCGAAGGGCTTCAGTCAGAG GACAGTCCAGAGCCTGGGAGTTTTGAATGGAGCGCAGCTGTTCTCCCTTAAAAATGAGGAGCTCTGCCGTGTGTGCCCCTTAGAAGGAGAAAGTGTTTACATGCAGATCCTGGGACAGAAGTCCCTTCTCGAG GATGTGCGCAAAGTTTCTGAACTCGAGACGGTGAGGGAGAAGTGA